The sequence GCAATCGGCCGCGGGCCATACGGCGCATGGGCGGTATCACCGATGTACATGATGGACTCGTCCGGCAGCTGCTCAATGATGGTGCGCGCCACGGTCAACCCGCCCACCCCCGAATCGAAGATGCCGATGGGGGACGATGCATCAGGCATTAGCGCATCCCTGCCCTAGGCGTCGGCGTAACCTTCTTGATCGGGTCATCGGAGGTAATCACCATGCCCGCCACGATGCCACCGATCGCACCGAAGAGGTGTCCTTGCCAGCTCACGCCCTCATAAATAGGCAGCACACCCCAAATGAGACCGGAGTAGGCAAAGCCCAAACCAAGACCGACAAGGAATTGCGTCAGCGACCGGTTAAAGATGCCGCGGACGATGAGGTAAGACAACCAGCCATAGACCATGCCCGAGGCACCAATGTGGGAGGTACCCGGCCCGCCCAGAAGCCACGTGCCGACGCCCGCAATGAGCACGACGATGATGGTGACCTCCCACCACGCCTTGCGGCCGGACAGACCGATCAGGAAGCAAAACACCGCACCTGGTAGGGAGTTTCCAATGAGGTGCTCAAAGTTCGCGTGCAACAGCGGTGCGGTGAAGATTCCCCAAATGCCGTTGAAGTCCAGCGGGTGAATACCGTATTGACCCAGCCCGTTGCGGAAAACGAGGAAGTTGATGATGTGGATAACCCACTCAACGACTAGGAACCCCACGGTCAGAGTGGCGGCCGTCTTGAGCCGCCCGGTGCGCGTGTAATTCTTCGAATCACCCGAATTCACGGTGCGCTGGTGGCTCACC is a genomic window of Corynebacterium singulare containing:
- a CDS encoding rhomboid family intramembrane serine protease, with amino-acid sequence MTSNGPFGQKNSHQTNPFQPIPGSPGVSHQRTVNSGDSKNYTRTGRLKTAATLTVGFLVVEWVIHIINFLVFRNGLGQYGIHPLDFNGIWGIFTAPLLHANFEHLIGNSLPGAVFCFLIGLSGRKAWWEVTIIVVLIAGVGTWLLGGPGTSHIGASGMVYGWLSYLIVRGIFNRSLTQFLVGLGLGFAYSGLIWGVLPIYEGVSWQGHLFGAIGGIVAGMVITSDDPIKKVTPTPRAGMR